A region of the Leptospiraceae bacterium genome:
TGGTTAATACTAGTAGTTAAAGATTTTTAATTCTATAAAAATCTTCTTTTATCTTTTCAACCCAATTCAAATCATCTGGATCAATTTGAATCACTTGAAAATTATTTTGCTTCCCTTCTATTAAAACTCCTTTTGAGTCATCAATCAGAATACCAATATTAAACACCGGTGGATACTTTGAAATAGTAAGAGATACATTTTTCTTATGAATCTCTTGATTTACAATTCCTTGAAGTTTTATACCATGCACAAGAAAAAGCCATTTGATATATCGAATAGAACGGTAAGAAGTTGTGTAAATCCACAGTTCACAATTTTCTTCTTCGAAAAATTGGAAAATTTCTTTTGTGCCTAAACGTAGTTTTTCTACTTTCAAAATATGGGCGAGAAGTTTGTATTGAAAAATTTCTTCTGTCAATTCTGAATTAGGTAGGATTAAAGTGTCATCAAGGTCAAAGGCTACTCTTAATTTGGCGTTATTCAAGGTGTTCTCTCAATCACATAAATCATCCCAATCATATGAATCAAAAAAATCATAGTTCAGACAGTGGATTTTTTCCAATTAGCGTCACATTCGATACAAATTTATTGCATAGACTATATATTGAAAGCTTTTGATGTTGTGAAACCTCATGAAAGCGAACAAACGTTTGTTCGCTTTCATGAGGTTTCGCTTAATCGCAATTAACGTTAAGCGTCAAGCCCAAGCGTATAACGATGTTCGAAATGACCGTAATTCCCTATCCTTGTGAATCCACCCTTCGCTCCAAGTATTCGCGACTTTCGCCTTCGCATGGTAATCTTTAAAGAGCCAACCCGATCTCGCGGCAAATCACCGCTATCCGATACTTCAACTTCTCCTGACCAAGCAAATTAAATAAAATAGGAAGTTCCAAACCATGCGCTTTACCGGTAGTAGCCACACGGATTGGCATGTAGAGGTTCTTTCCTTTTTCGCCAGTCTCGACTCCGGTCTTTTCGATTAAGGCTTTGTAGGCGTCGGAGTTAGATGGGTTTTCGGATGCGAGAAGTTTGTGAAATGTCTTTATGACAAGTCCAGCATTTCCGGCAGTGGCAATCGTTCTTGCATCTTCGTTTTCAATTACGATATCGTTATTGAAAAATTCGGAGATGTAGTCAGGTGCTTGCGAGAGTCTATCCAAGTATACACGGATTGATTCTAATAAAGATTGCAGGGTTTCATTATTCGCATTTTTAATTTCTTCTGGAATCCCTTTATTATCTTTGATAAATGGAATTACTTCAGCGCATAATTTTGTTATGTCCGAGTCGCGGATGTATTTATTCGAAAGCCAGTTGAGCTTGGACTTTGGATTGAGTTGATCTGCGAGTGCGGATAATGGCAACGAGTTGAAGTCTGTTTTTTCTTTGTCTTCTTCTTTTACTTTTTTAAATACATCAAATAGCGATGGAGACTTAGAGCATCTTTCTACATCGAAAACTTTTTCGAGTTCGCCGTGTGGTAAATATTCCTGTCCACTTTCAGAAGTCCAACCCAGAAGAGCCATATAATTACGAAAGCATTCTGCTGTGTAACCCAAATCGCGAAACGCCAAAATGGAAGTAGCCCCTGCCCGTTTAGAAAGTTTCTTTCCGTCTGCGCCTACGATTTCAGAAGCGTGAGCGTATTTCGGAAGTGGGTAACCAAGTGCTTCATAGATTAATACTTGTCTTGGAGTGTTTGATAAATGTCCTACTCCTCGGATAACGTGTGTTATCTGCATAAGATGATCGTCTACTACAACAGCATAATTGTAAGCAGGAAAACTGTCTGATTTTACAATAATGAAATCTCCGATGAGTTTTGTATCAAATTTTACTTTTCCTTGGATGATATCGTCTACGATTAAATTTTTTGCAGGTGTGCGAAATCGAACAGAGAAAGGAATCTTTTGATCTAACTTGTCTTGGATTTCTTTTTCGGTCATGCTCGAACAAGTTCCGTCGTATAGGTTAGGAATTCCCATTGCCTCGGATTGTTTCTTCTTGGCTTCGAGTAATTCTGTTGTGCAAAAACAACGATAAGCGTGGTTACTCTTGATTAGCTTCTCTGTATGCTCTTTGTAAATATCTAAACGCTCTGATTGTTTGTAAGGACCATGTGGACCACCGACTCCCGGACCTTCATCCCAATTGAGTCCTAGCCATTCGAGTGACTCTAAAATAATTTTCATGGAAGAGTCAGTAGATCTATCTTGGTCAGTGTCTTCAATTCGAACTAAGAATTTTCCGCCGGTTGCTTTTGCGTATAGATAATTGAATAGGGCAGTTCTTGCACCGCCTACATGTAAGAAGCCGCTCGGTGATGGAGCGAAACGTGTTCTAATATTTTGATTCATTCTAAAGTGCTCTCTTTCTTTTTATAAATAATGATAGGTAAGTCTTTTTTGTATAATGTAAGTTGCTTGTTTTTTATAAAACTTTGTTCATTTGGATCAAAAATTTCACTTGGATAATAATAAACAACAAAATCCTTATTGGAGTATAGTTTACTCCCCGCCGGAATATCTTTAAAAATCTTTTTATAACTAAAATCTTCAAACGAATAAATTCTAGAATATTCCAAAGTATTTTTATTTGGGAAAAATTCGGTATACGGATAGTTACGTGTAGGCGTTCCACCTTGATAATTTTTCCAGCGAATATTTTCTTGTCCTTCTTTTACTTGAACTTCCTCAAATCTCCATACTCCTTCGTCTGGAGTTATTGAATATGTTATCCGCTCATTAAACAATTCTTGCGCTTCTGTTTTACGATTTAGAAATTTATCTAAACCTCCCAAAAGATCCGAACTTTGTGTTTGGCGAAGAGTAAAATTCGTATATTGTACTTCTAGATCAGAATTTTCATTTATTTGTTTTCCTTCCCCATGTTTAATTTTTTCATAAATCGTAAACTTGGAAGGCGATTTGTCGGGAAATAAATAATTCACTTCTTCAATAAACCTATTCGTGTATGCGTAAAATGAAATATCAATTTCTTTAACTTGCAGGCTCTTCTCTTTACCTGGCGAAACCACTAGAAATCTATAATGCGAACTACTTTTTTCAAAGAAATTATTTGAGTTAGAAATTTTGGATTTTTGGTAGTATTCGCCTACAAAACTTCCTGAAAAATTTCCACTAACGGAACCAGAATTTGAGAAGGAATTACAGGAAACTCCTAAAAGTAGAAAAAAAAATAAAAAAAAGTCTTGTTTGTAATTATGTATCATTTGAACCAATAAAAATAGGCCTTTTTATCATTTTTAAAGCCTTAAAAAAGGGGAGTTACATTCGTTTAGCCAGTGTAAAATTAGGAAAATGCTTGACAAGCAGAATAGACAGACTTACGAACGCAAAAAAAGATGAAAAATAATACACAAGAAACAACCAGATCTGATTTTCCAAAAGTGCTATTTGAAGACCAAATAAATGACGACCAGAGAAAATATTCTCGGTATGTTTGTGACTCTCGTGCAATTCCCCACGAAATTGATGGACTGAAACCTGTCCAAAGACGTATCTTATGGGCAATGTGGAATTCGGATGCGCGCAATAGACATACTAAAACAGTAAAAGTAGCCGGTCTTGCAATGGGATACCACCCACACGGAGACAAATCCATTCAAGATGCATTATCAGCTATGGCACAGGACTTTACATTTGCCAATAATATTCCTCTTGTACATGGAGAAGGAACTTTTGGCGACGTATTAGATCCAAATGCAATTGCATCTCCTCGTTACACAGAAGTAAAATTATCCGACTTCGTGAAAGACCTCGGTTTTTTTGAAGGTCTTGCTGACATTGATTATGTAAAAAATTACGATGAGACCGAAGACGAACCAATTCATTTTGTAGGAAAAGTTCCTGTCGTTTTATTAAACCAAATTCAGGGAATCGCTACGGGGTTTAGATGTTTTATCCCCGCACATAAACTTTCTGATATTGTAGAGTCTCAAGTTGCTTATTTAAAAACGGGAAAACCTAAAAAAATAAAACCTTGGTACAAAGGTTATGGTGGAGAAATACGAGTAGCCACAAATGACAATGGTTCCGAAATCATGTATACAACTTTTGGATTTAACTGGGAAGGGGAAAGTCTTTATTTGACCCACGCTCCTCAAACTTGGAATCGAGATAAAGTTGTTGCTCTTCTTGAAGATATAATAGAGAAAAAAGACAACTGGTTAAAAGACTACATTGACTCATCTAGCCAAACTTTTAAAATCGAACTCGTTTACAAAAAAGGAGAAAAACCTTCTGAAAAAGAAATTAAAGAACTATTTAGCAAGGAAAATTTAGATACTCTTTCGTTTAATGTTATCACACACGAAGGAAGATTAAAAAATCACAAACCAGAAGAAATCATAAAACGATTTTGTGATTTCCGCAAAACACATCTTATCCGTAGATTCAAAAGATTAGCTGGACTCGAACAAGAAAAAATCGATAGAAACTCAGAATTAATTCGTTTTATCAACGAAAAATGGAACCAGAAAGTTGTAACTATTAAATCTAAACAAGATTTTGAGAACCAATTAAAGAGTGCAAAGTTCAAATACTTTGAATGGCTTGCGTCAATCCCTGTATATCGTATGACGCTAGAAGAAGCAAGGAAATGCCAAGAAGCAATAAATGAAGCAAAAACTAAATTTGCTGAATATACTGCTCTTTACAAACAAGATCCAAAGCTTACTACATTTATGATTGATGAATTGAATGAACTCAAAAACAAGTGGGACAAATAATGAGCGCAAATATTAAAGATAAACCAAACGCAAAAGAATCCGGCGAAAGAAATTTCAAAAAACTTTCTAACGTAGAGCACGTTCGTATGAGAACTGGAATGTGGCTTGGTCAAAACTCCATGTCCACGTTTGAGCAACATTTTTTCAAAAAAGATTCTAAAGGCAACTATGATATTACTCACGAAGAGTTAAATGATATTCCTGCTAAATTAAAATGTCTCGACGAAGCATGTATGAATGCGGTAGACGAGTATCGCAAAAACCAAAATGATAAAGCTGTCAAAGAAGGACAGAAGATGACTAAACTCATTGTTAGCCTCTCCGCTGATTGTGGAAGGGTTTCTGTTGAGGATAACGGTCGTGGGATTCCTGCGAAAAATGCAGAAGGTGTATTTCTTCATTTGATGTACGGAG
Encoded here:
- a CDS encoding glutamate--tRNA ligase encodes the protein MNQNIRTRFAPSPSGFLHVGGARTALFNYLYAKATGGKFLVRIEDTDQDRSTDSSMKIILESLEWLGLNWDEGPGVGGPHGPYKQSERLDIYKEHTEKLIKSNHAYRCFCTTELLEAKKKQSEAMGIPNLYDGTCSSMTEKEIQDKLDQKIPFSVRFRTPAKNLIVDDIIQGKVKFDTKLIGDFIIVKSDSFPAYNYAVVVDDHLMQITHVIRGVGHLSNTPRQVLIYEALGYPLPKYAHASEIVGADGKKLSKRAGATSILAFRDLGYTAECFRNYMALLGWTSESGQEYLPHGELEKVFDVERCSKSPSLFDVFKKVKEEDKEKTDFNSLPLSALADQLNPKSKLNWLSNKYIRDSDITKLCAEVIPFIKDNKGIPEEIKNANNETLQSLLESIRVYLDRLSQAPDYISEFFNNDIVIENEDARTIATAGNAGLVIKTFHKLLASENPSNSDAYKALIEKTGVETGEKGKNLYMPIRVATTGKAHGLELPILFNLLGQEKLKYRIAVICREIGLAL
- a CDS encoding DNA gyrase subunit A, with the translated sequence MKNNTQETTRSDFPKVLFEDQINDDQRKYSRYVCDSRAIPHEIDGLKPVQRRILWAMWNSDARNRHTKTVKVAGLAMGYHPHGDKSIQDALSAMAQDFTFANNIPLVHGEGTFGDVLDPNAIASPRYTEVKLSDFVKDLGFFEGLADIDYVKNYDETEDEPIHFVGKVPVVLLNQIQGIATGFRCFIPAHKLSDIVESQVAYLKTGKPKKIKPWYKGYGGEIRVATNDNGSEIMYTTFGFNWEGESLYLTHAPQTWNRDKVVALLEDIIEKKDNWLKDYIDSSSQTFKIELVYKKGEKPSEKEIKELFSKENLDTLSFNVITHEGRLKNHKPEEIIKRFCDFRKTHLIRRFKRLAGLEQEKIDRNSELIRFINEKWNQKVVTIKSKQDFENQLKSAKFKYFEWLASIPVYRMTLEEARKCQEAINEAKTKFAEYTALYKQDPKLTTFMIDELNELKNKWDK